Proteins encoded by one window of Paraburkholderia sprentiae WSM5005:
- a CDS encoding ParB/RepB/Spo0J family partition protein: MSNMREQLLAKTSGIRKTSSINEDEVKRSNRTQTAPGLAGALAVAQLRVQELESTGIASQLPVAGILPNPWQPRRVFNEAKLAELAESIREVGLMQPIVVRRLADDYQIVAGERRWRAHKMLGLDSIKAVVADCSDSDMAVLAMVENISRDDLADYEIGVAIRRSETEFPNRKRLAEAMGLSRAGLYQFLSFENLPDFIKKDLDIQPRLLGGTAAQAIAAAIKKHGEDGVKAAREIWPLLVRGEMDQGKVAAAITALATRQTTSAGTGGRNIEKFFAGREHAGSITKDVSNFTIKIKTGVITEAQEIQIRQLIGQMFQSQPKTN, encoded by the coding sequence ATGAGCAATATGCGAGAACAGTTGCTGGCCAAGACGTCCGGCATTCGCAAGACTTCGTCGATCAACGAGGACGAGGTGAAGCGCAGCAACCGCACTCAAACGGCGCCTGGCCTGGCCGGCGCGCTGGCCGTTGCGCAGCTTCGCGTGCAGGAATTGGAATCGACTGGCATCGCGTCGCAATTGCCGGTTGCGGGCATCTTGCCGAACCCTTGGCAACCGCGCCGCGTGTTCAACGAAGCGAAGTTGGCCGAGCTCGCGGAGTCGATCCGGGAAGTTGGGCTGATGCAGCCGATCGTGGTTCGTCGCCTCGCGGACGACTATCAGATCGTCGCTGGAGAACGGCGGTGGCGGGCGCACAAGATGTTAGGGCTCGACTCGATCAAGGCGGTGGTCGCGGATTGCTCCGACTCGGACATGGCGGTCCTCGCAATGGTCGAAAACATCAGCCGCGACGACCTTGCCGACTATGAGATTGGCGTAGCGATCCGGCGATCGGAAACGGAATTCCCGAATCGCAAGCGGCTGGCGGAAGCGATGGGATTGTCGCGGGCGGGTCTGTACCAGTTCCTGTCGTTCGAGAATCTGCCGGACTTCATCAAGAAGGATCTCGATATTCAGCCGCGACTACTAGGCGGGACGGCGGCGCAAGCAATTGCGGCGGCCATCAAAAAGCACGGTGAGGATGGCGTTAAAGCCGCTCGCGAAATTTGGCCGCTGCTAGTGAGAGGGGAAATGGATCAGGGAAAGGTCGCCGCAGCGATCACGGCCCTGGCGACACGGCAGACGACGTCGGCTGGTACCGGCGGACGCAACATCGAGAAGTTTTTCGCGGGACGAGAGCACGCTGGTAGCATCACGAAGGATGTCAGTAACTTCACGATCAAGATCAAGACTGGGGTGATCACGGAGGCGCAAGAAATCCAGATACGGCAGTTAATCGGACAGATGTTCCAATCGCAGCCGAAAACGAACTGA